Proteins co-encoded in one Apteryx mantelli isolate bAptMan1 chromosome 4, bAptMan1.hap1, whole genome shotgun sequence genomic window:
- the LOC136991945 gene encoding olfactory receptor 4S2-like has translation MENASSVKEFILLGPSKNQGVQKICFVVFLFFYIVTVAGNLLIVVTVVSSQRLNSPMYFFLCHLSIADICFSSVTAPKMIADFLVEKKTISFGGCMAQLFGLHFFGGAEIFILTMMAYDRYFAICRPLHYTTLMTRRVCGWMVMGSWVGGFVHAMVQTLITVSLPFCGPNKIDHYFCDVHPLLQLACTDTYVVGVIVVANSGMITLVSFFILVTSYIVILFSLKRRTSEGRYKALSTCGSHITVVILFFGPCTFTYIRPSSNLSEDKSVAVSYTVITPMLNPLIYTLRNEEMKSAMRKLWNR, from the coding sequence atggagaatgcaagcagtgtgaaggaattcattcttctgggcccttcaaagaaccaaggggtgcagaaaatatgttttgtggtgtttttgttcttctatattgttactgtggcaggaaatctgctcattgttgtcactgtagttagcagtcagcgtctgaactcccccatgtatttctttctctgccacctgtccattgcagatatttgcttctcttctgtcacagctcccaaaatgattgctgactttcttgttgagaagaaaaccatttcctttgggggttgcatggcacagctgtttgggttacatttcttcggcggcgctgagatcttcatcctcacaatgatggcctatgatcgctactttgccatatgcagacccctgcactacaccaccctcatgaccaggcgtgtgtgtggctggatggtgatgggttcatgggtggggggctttgtgcatgccatggtgcagaccctcataaccgttagcctccctttttgcggccccaacaaaattgaccactacttctgtgatgtccaccccctactgcaactggcctgtaccgacacctatgttgtgggcgtcattgtcgttgccaacagtggaatgattactttggtctctttcttcatcctggtaacgtcctacattgtcattttgttttccttgaaaaggcgaacgtccgaagggcggtacaaagccctctccacctgtgggtcccacattactgtggtgattctcttctttgggccatgcacattcacctacatacgcccatccagcaatctctcggaggacaagagcgtagctgtgtcttacactgtcatcacgcccatgctgaacccactcatctacacactgagaaatgaggagatgaaaagtgccatgagaaaactgtggaataga